Proteins encoded within one genomic window of Diorhabda sublineata isolate icDioSubl1.1 chromosome 1, icDioSubl1.1, whole genome shotgun sequence:
- the LOC130450251 gene encoding uncharacterized protein LOC130450251: MVNIKDFKKKLSTKGDVIFEPNYNDTSHDLLKYLLVKCQIIGLFPMHNICCKDPSNIKFNWLSWKIVYTITICAVSTICSYLGFFCAFQIYPVITHLVIPMVFMQVAVTTLISINVSKNWQKFITSITYLEMEINKKYGASKNLRSLLNILTLAVYAIGTIEHLMEIISITFKTGSRGFINHIQQKCVYLYGECNYCWSVVYVVFCIISWAVCVTVDVFIINLSVIFAYRFKQIADSFNRYNDVLQIQEISSVYLTDKTSKYYQEIREDYSKLALAVYQVDKLFGNLIICSYIFNISLILIQLFNSLRYINSHLYSIHFFYSFGFIIMRLVLVTIYGSSINEESKKFAAIIPKVPDDHWSEDLQRIMAHIYYDSIALTGGQFFKITRRLTLNIAASIITYELILIQFNQSALKDFVKPINNSNSTDRTCASITCTGSIVGSASAVQDSVINLVQKRTEVFLNLICEYVNMNELNRHFFIIPVNMSETQEDVFIVKKNEFHDSIKFIIKLAQYFGVMPLQNINKTWNLVYFKWRSFKVVYSILNACGAFISFGFWLVKFCVDGLVVDKTAHMAFYISTFLCSLHLIKLAKHWNEILKEWSYIEMSMRGYVNDVNLKKRYLWMTATSFTLGIIEHALFVINGIYAADACASYVISPLRATMEVLFNNYFSFITFNVWLGVLVKVINILSTFTWIFTDVFISLISVALTAKFRQLVVRLKKNKVMHQKFWREIRQDYHKLYILCKKMDKHISFLVLISYMHNIFFLCIQLYNSLRERKGIAESTYFVFSFSFLVSRIIAVSMYGAWLHDEAKKPMEYLYNVPTEYYCTEISRLIEQMYTNPVGITGSGFFIVTRNFLLQMAGTIVTFELMLFQFAPLDSKNRAYNRSESCI; encoded by the exons ATGGTGAATATTAAGGATTTCAAGAAAAAGTTATCGACGAAAGGAGATGTGATATTTGAACCAAATTATAACGATACTAGTCACGATTTATTAAAATACCTACTGGTGAAATGTCAAATTATCGGATTGTTTCCGATGCATAATATCTGTTGTAAAGATCCGTCGAATATAAAGTTTAATTGGCTTTCTTGGAAAATCGTCTACACAATTACAATTTGTGCAGTTTCGACGATTTGTTCATATTTAGGATTTTTTTGCGCCTTTCAAATCTATCCTGTCATAACCCATTTAG taataCCAATGGTTTTTATGCAAGTAGCAGTCACTACGTTAATTTCAATAAACGTATCGAAAAACTGGCAAAAATTTATCACGAGCATAACTTATCTtgaaatggaaattaataaaaaatatggcgCATCGAAAAATTTACGCAGTTTATTGAACATTCTTACACTCGCCGTATATGCCATTGGTACTA ttgaacATTTGatggaaattatttcaattacttttaaaaCGGGATCAAGAGGATTCATAAATCATATTCAACAAAAATGCGTTTATCTATATGGTGAATGTAATTATTGTTGGTCTGTAGTATACGTG gtaTTTTGTATAATCAGTTGGGCAGTATGTGTTACCGTTGACGTTTTCATTATCAATTTAAGTGTGATATTTGCGTATAGATTCAAACAAATTGCGGATTCTTTTAATCGATATAACGATGTATTGCAAATCCAAGAAATATCTTCCGTTTACCTCACA gatAAAACTTCGAAATATTATCAAGAAATAAGAGAAGATTACTCTAAACTTGCTTTAGCCGTATACCAAGTGGacaaattatttggaaatttgataatttgcagttatattttcaatatttcattgattttgatACAGCTGTTCAACAGCCTTAG ATATATCAATAGTCATTTATATTCGATACATTTCTTCTATTCGTTTGGTTTTATAATAATGAGATTGGTTCTTGTTACAATATACGGTTCTTCAATTAATGAAGAAAGTAAAAAATTCGCCGCAATTATACCCAAAGTACCAGACGATCACTGGAGTGAAGAC ttGCAAAGGATAATGGCGCATATTTATTACGATTCTATAGCTTTGACTGGtggacaatttttcaaaattactagGCGTTTAACACTAAAC aTTGCCGCTTCAATTATAACTTACGAATTGATTCTTATACAATTCAATCAAAGTGCTTTGAAAGATTTTGTTAaaccaataaataattcaaatagtaCCGA cagaaccTGCGCTAGTATCACTTGCACTGGATCTATAGTCGGGTCAGCCAGTGCAGTACAAGACAGTGTAATCAATTTAGTCCAAAAAAGAACAGAG gTATTTCTCAACTTAATCTGCGAATATGTAAATATGAACGAGTTAAACcggcatttttttattataccagTAAATATGTCAGAAACGCAAGAAGACGTTTTTATCGTTAAGAAAAACGAATTCCACGATTCAatcaaattcattataaaattagcGCAATATTTCGGTGTGATGCcgttacaaaatataaataaaacctGGAATCTAGTTTATTTCAAATGGCGTAGCTTTAAAGTCGTTTATTCTATATTAAACGCCTGCGGAGCTTTCATCAGTTTCGGATTCTGGTTGGTGAAATTCTGCGTGGACGGATTAGTTGTCGATAAAACTG CGCACATGGCATTCTACATATCGACATTTCTCTGTTCGTTGCATTTAATCAAATTAGCTAAACATTGGAACGAGATATTGAAAGAATGGTCTTATATTGAAATGAGTATGCGAGGGTATGTAAACGacgttaatttaaaaaaacgatACCTGTGGATGACAGCCACATCTTTTACTCTCGGAATAA TTGAACACGCGTTGTTCGTTATAAACGGTATATACGCAGCAGACGCGTGCGCATCTTATGTAATAAGTCCGTTAAGAGCAACAATGGaagttttattcaataattacttttcttttataacttttaatgTTTGGCTTGGAGTTTTGGTTAAA gtaattaatattttgtcaACTTTCACTTGGATATTCACAGACGTTTTTATCAGTTTAATAAGTGTGGCTCTAACAGCAAAATTTAGGCAGCTAGTTGTaagattgaagaaaaacaag GTTATGCACCAAAAATTTTGGAGGGAAATCCGACAggattatcataaattgtatatCCTTTGCAAGAAAATGGACAAGCATATTTCGTTTTTagtattaatttcatatatgcACAATATATTCTTCTTGTGTATACAACTATACAATAGCTTAAG GGAAAGAAAAGGTATAGCGGAATCTacgtattttgttttttcgttttctttcttAGTATCGAGAATAATAGCAGTCTCAATGTACGGAGCTTGGTTGCACGATGAAGCTAAAAAACCGATGGAGTATCTGTATAATGTACCTACGGAATATTACTGTACCGAA ATCAGTCGATTAATTGAACAAATGTACACGAATCCGGTAGGAATCACAGGATCTGGATTTTTTATCGTAacacgaaattttttattacag atgGCTGGAACAATCGTAACTTTCGAATTAATGTTGTTTCAATTTGCACCGTTGGATTCAAAAAATCGAGCTTACAACAGATCTGAATCgtgtatttaa
- the LOC130449006 gene encoding neuroguidin translates to MVQAPDVNMKNEDLPQALILLNEMKVSSQHVATLVDNMIQKVRKGELTTDQGLSFLEMKYNMLLSYLINLTYVVLRKSCGEKIEGDPCIDRLVEIRTVLEKVKPIDRRLKYQIDKLVKTAVSGQSVDDPTRFKANPANLIGNSDESGSEDDSGDEKERKEGKSGVYVPPKLSALHYTGDETSKERTKLLQERSKKHALSSAIMQDLREEYLDTPVEVSQSSRAQQVISKQQQERQEYEEEYMTRLPVSKADKYKRRQLTTLGTLGDEITDFGRSNSSRKRKNKFTNKKKGNFKKRRFH, encoded by the exons ATGGTGCAG GCTCCGGATGTAAACATGAAGAATGAAGATTTACCACAAGCTTTAATTCTTCTCAATGAGATGAAAGTAAGCTCCCAACATGTAGCAACGCTAGTAGATAATATGATTCAAAAAGTGAGAAAAGGCGAACTAACAACTGATCAGGGTTTAAGTTTCTTAGAAATGAAGTATAATATGTTACTTTCTTACCTCATTAACTTAACTTATGTAGTTTTGAGAAAGTCTTGTGGTGAAAAAATAGAAGGTGACCCATGTATAGACAGGTTAGTAGAAATAAGGACAGTCTTAGAAAAAGTAAAGCCAATAGATCGAAGactgaaatatcaaattgataAATTGGTAAAAACAGCAGTAAGCGGCCAGAGTGTAGATGATCCGACAAGATTTAAAGCAAATCCAGCGAATCTGATTGGGAATTCAGATGAATCTGGTTCGGAAGATGATAGTGGGGatgaaaaagaacgaaaagaGGGTAAAAGTGGTGTTTATGTGCCCCCAAAATTATCCGCCTTACATTATACTg GTGATGAAACTTCTAAAGAGAGAACAAAATTACTCCAAGAACGGTCGAAAAAACACGCTTTATCAAGTGCTATTATGCAAGATCTTCGTGAAGAGTACCTTGATACTCCTGTAGAAGTTTCCCAAAGTAGTAGAGCCCAACAG GTAATATCTAAACAACAACAAGAAAGACAAGAATATGAAGAAGAATATATGACACGTTTACCTGTTAGTAAAGCAGATAAATATAAGAGACGTCAATTAACAACTTTAGGTACTTTAGGAGATGAAATTACAGATTTTGGAAGATCTAATTCGAgcagaaaaaggaaaaataaatttaccaataagaaaaaaggtaattttaaaaaaagacgtttccattaa
- the LOC130449020 gene encoding uncharacterized protein LOC130449020 isoform X1 — MQSNNRYRPFKQLGQGNFPQSLSGSETDVSTSNENLSNEEKYVIRHTPRQEPQGQENLTDSKRSSLRDSLPSNRSSLDVSSSSYNTLIIHSAGDEPWTGRNSGPREGSNISSNYILHQGSNLTNDPKLSPLTKRSSASPSPSISSTGVQEITAIPDDYLNQSSVLKHLAKEVKVPSSSEISLKDNSDNLVLFELNVLAPPPPPPEYPKWSDKSPLQREVENRNKINAEKLTLSKSQPDLSTVGSIKSDANFFRRGVSAPRPPTRGREENESKSEEIWPSAEMVEILIKENSALKQELENLYQRVERTQRLEQEIFKVHKGHEELVQSCDRRERLERAARARLQSDCVRYQELNKALREQVELLSTQMLSRSPVPDYGGPENLRRELAKREGLIKQLISQNKELSAAKERQEIELAAQRATLQEQRTHIDILDTALTNAQGNVVRLEEECRKKQVYVERVSQLQRALSSMQVASERREQTEKKLRLQLERELQRAKASQGEWDSHSGIGSESASELKRMLREKDERIMTLEGECSKWEQRFLEEGTLRQAAIDAASIPKDAKIAALEKTSQETEKIIAEARNEKIRHMDEVHAAQKKVADLESRLKDLESKLAEKDAMIRVLQKHTYDKDMTSMLGRSPHHTPHPSLGGPDIDHVLVGTTVSREELVSSVLTNSTAYGSSNSYTGSNSSYHHMPSYAKYDTTKQKLDNQLKEIDSQLDSQLLSKRALCCFPGFTNPVATQRKGKIPKPLLAGVTAVSYDSQGPFLLPPTRHESGEMLLLEKQGRTSQQQRMPEGAQATSQKPPTPSSLPRPPRSSLRSGLPRRLGEYNRLPDSEKKSDGADSLSSNSSSRRASPARSLIPPPRKLGEYGRLRSSSAGPERDSASTLSENSASSSKVRIYGGGSLRRGSSLGRDSKCSSDSNTNKYRIQF, encoded by the exons ATGCAGTCCAACAATAGATATAGACCATTCAAACAGTTGGGACAAg GTAACTTTCCACAAAGTTTGAGTGGTAGTGAAACAGATGTTTCAACGTCCAATGAAAATTTATccaatgaagaaaaatatgtaatacGACATACTCCTAGGCAAGAACCACAAGGACAAGAGAATTTGACGGATTCCAAAAGAAGTTCATTAAGAGATAGTTTGCCTTCTAATCGTAGCTCTCTAGATGTGTCTTCATCATCTTACAATACTCTGATTATTCATAGCGCAGGAGATGAACCATGGACAG gAAGAAATTCTGGACCTAGAGAAGGCAgcaatatttcttcaaattatatACTTCACCAAGGATCTAACCTTACAAATGATCCTAAATTATCACCCTTGACTAAAAGGAGTTCGGCATCTCCATCACCTTCTATTTCTAGTACAG GTGTACAGGAGATAACAGCAATTCCAGACGATTATTTGAATCAATCTTCAGTGCTGAAACATTTAGCCAAAGAAGTAAAAGTACCGTCATCGTCAGAAATTTCCTTGAAAGATAATTCAGATAATCTAGTACTTTTTGAGTTGAATGTTTTagcaccaccaccaccaccacccgAATATCCCAAATGGTCAGACAAATCACCTTTACAACGTGAAGTAGAAAATAGGAATAAAATTAATGCTGAAAAATTGactttgtccaaatcccaaccAGATCTTTCCACAGTTGGATctataaa GAGCGACGCCAATTTCTTCAGAAGGGGAGTTTCTGCGCCTAGACCACCAACAAGAGGAAGAGAAGAAAATGAATctaaaagtgaagaaatttgGCCGTCTGCTGAAATGGTAGAAATTCTAATAAAGGAAAATAGTGCTCTCAAAcaagaattggaaaatttgtatCAGAGAGTTGAAAGGACACAAAGG CTCGaacaagaaattttcaaagtgcaCAAAGGTCACGAGGAGCTCGTTCAATCGTGCGATAGGCGAGAAAGATTGGAAAGAGCCGCCAGAGCGCGTCTACAATCTGATTGCGTTAGATATCAGGAATTGAACAAAGCTCTGAGGGAGCAAGTGGAATTGCTTTCTACTCAGATGCTGTCTCGTTCACCAGTACCTGATTATGGAGGACCTGAGAATCTCAGAAGGGAACTAGCTAAACGGGAAGGACTCATCAAACAACTCATTTCTCAAA ATAAGGAGTTATCTGCTGCCAAAGAAAGACAAGAAATAGAGTTGGCTGCTCAGAGAGCTACTTTACAAGAACAGAGAACACATATAGATATACTAGATACGGCTCTAACGAATGCGCAGGGCAATGTAGTTCGCCTCGAGGAGGAA TGTCGCAAAAAGCAAGTGTATGTTGAACGTGTATCTCAACTTCAGAGGGCGTTGTCTTCGATGCAAGTGGCGAGTGAAAGGCGAgaacaaactgaaaaaaagttgcGACTTCAACTCGAACGTGAATTACAGCGCGCTAAAGCTTCGCAAGGCGAATGGGATTCTCACAGTGGTATAGGAAGTGAATCGGCTTCTGAATTGAAAAGGATGTTGAGAGAAAAAGATGAAAGGATAATGACTTTAGAAGGGGAATGCTCGAAATGGGAACAGAGGTTCTTAGAGGAAGGTACTTTAAGGCAGGCGGCTATCGATGCCGCCAGTATACCAAA GGACGCTAAAATAGCAGCTTTAGAAAAAACGAGTCAGGAGACTGAGAAAATTATAGCCGAAgctagaaatgaaaaaatcagaCACATGGACGAAGTACACGCGGCACAAAAAAAAGTTGCAGACTTAGAATCCAG ATTAAAGGACTTGGAATCTAAGCTTGCAGAAAAAGATGCCATGATTAGAGTATTACAAAAACACACTTACGATAAAGATATGACTAGTATGTTGGGCAGATCACCTCATCATACTCCTCATCCCAGTTTAGGTGGACCTGATATAGATCATGTATTAGTTGGAACTACAGTTTCTAGAGAAGAATTAG ttAGCAGCGTTTTAACAAATTCGACAGCGTACGGTTCAAGTAATTCATATACAGGTAGCAATTCATCCTACCATCACATGCCTTCATATGCCAAATACGATACTACTAAACAAAAATTGGACAATCAGTTGAAAGAGATAGATAGTCAACTCGATTCTCAGTTACTTAGTAAG CGGGCACTTTGCTGTTTTCCAGGATTCACTAATCCAGTCGCTACGCagagaaaaggaaaaataccCAAACCACTATTGGCAGGTGTGACGGCGGTATCTTACGATAGCCAGGGCCCCTTCCTGCTGCCCCCGACACGTCACGAATCCGGCGAGATGTTGCTTCTCGAAAAACAAGGTAGGACTTCGCAACAACAACGTATGCCCGAAGGTGCGCAAGCCACCTCTCAAAAACCGCCCACGCCGAGCTCGTTGCCGCGTCCGCCGCGTTCTTCTTTACGTTCAGGTCTACCTCGACGTTTAGGCGAATATAATAGATTGCCGGATTCGGAAAAAAAATCCGACGGAGCGGATTCTCTCAGTTCTAATTCGAGTAGTAGACGAGCTTCGCCGGCTAGATCTTTGATACCTCCTCCGAGGAAATTGGGTGAGTATGGGCGATTGAGAAGCAGCTCGGCTGGGCCGGAAAGAGATTCGGCTTCGACTTTGAGCGAAAATTCGGCTAGTTCCTCTAAAGTTAGAATATATGGGGGCGGTTCTTTGAGAAGGGGCTCCTCGTTAGGAAGGGACAGCAAATGTTCTTCCGATTCCAATACCAATAAATACAGGATACAATTTTGA
- the LOC130449020 gene encoding angiomotin-like protein 1 isoform X2 has translation MQSNNRYRPFKQLGQGNFPQSLSGSETDVSTSNENLSNEEKYVIRHTPRQEPQGQENLTDSKRSSLRDSLPSNRSSLDVSSSSYNTLIIHSAGDEPWTGRNSGPREGSNISSNYILHQGSNLTNDPKLSPLTKRSSASPSPSISSTGVQEITAIPDDYLNQSSVLKHLAKEVKVPSSSEISLKDNSDNLVLFELNVLAPPPPPPEYPKWSDKSPLQREVENRNKINAEKLTLSKSQPDLSTVGSIKSDANFFRRGVSAPRPPTRGREENESKSEEIWPSAEMVEILIKENSALKQELENLYQRVERTQRLEQEIFKVHKGHEELVQSCDRRERLERAARARLQSDCVRYQELNKALREQVELLSTQMLSRSPVPDYGGPENLRRELAKREGLIKQLISQNKELSAAKERQEIELAAQRATLQEQRTHIDILDTALTNAQGNVVRLEEECRKKQVYVERVSQLQRALSSMQVASERREQTEKKLRLQLERELQRAKASQGEWDSHSGIGSESASELKRMLREKDERIMTLEGECSKWEQRFLEEGTLRQAAIDAASIPKDAKIAALEKTSQETEKIIAEARNEKIRHMDEVHAAQKKVADLESRLKDLESKLAEKDAMIRVLQKHTYDKDMTSMLGRSPHHTPHPSLGGPDIDHVLVGTTVSREELVSSVLTNSTAYGSSNSYTGSNSSYHHMPSYAKYDTTKQKLDNQLKEIDSQLDSQLLSKDSLIQSLRREKEKYPNHYWQV, from the exons ATGCAGTCCAACAATAGATATAGACCATTCAAACAGTTGGGACAAg GTAACTTTCCACAAAGTTTGAGTGGTAGTGAAACAGATGTTTCAACGTCCAATGAAAATTTATccaatgaagaaaaatatgtaatacGACATACTCCTAGGCAAGAACCACAAGGACAAGAGAATTTGACGGATTCCAAAAGAAGTTCATTAAGAGATAGTTTGCCTTCTAATCGTAGCTCTCTAGATGTGTCTTCATCATCTTACAATACTCTGATTATTCATAGCGCAGGAGATGAACCATGGACAG gAAGAAATTCTGGACCTAGAGAAGGCAgcaatatttcttcaaattatatACTTCACCAAGGATCTAACCTTACAAATGATCCTAAATTATCACCCTTGACTAAAAGGAGTTCGGCATCTCCATCACCTTCTATTTCTAGTACAG GTGTACAGGAGATAACAGCAATTCCAGACGATTATTTGAATCAATCTTCAGTGCTGAAACATTTAGCCAAAGAAGTAAAAGTACCGTCATCGTCAGAAATTTCCTTGAAAGATAATTCAGATAATCTAGTACTTTTTGAGTTGAATGTTTTagcaccaccaccaccaccacccgAATATCCCAAATGGTCAGACAAATCACCTTTACAACGTGAAGTAGAAAATAGGAATAAAATTAATGCTGAAAAATTGactttgtccaaatcccaaccAGATCTTTCCACAGTTGGATctataaa GAGCGACGCCAATTTCTTCAGAAGGGGAGTTTCTGCGCCTAGACCACCAACAAGAGGAAGAGAAGAAAATGAATctaaaagtgaagaaatttgGCCGTCTGCTGAAATGGTAGAAATTCTAATAAAGGAAAATAGTGCTCTCAAAcaagaattggaaaatttgtatCAGAGAGTTGAAAGGACACAAAGG CTCGaacaagaaattttcaaagtgcaCAAAGGTCACGAGGAGCTCGTTCAATCGTGCGATAGGCGAGAAAGATTGGAAAGAGCCGCCAGAGCGCGTCTACAATCTGATTGCGTTAGATATCAGGAATTGAACAAAGCTCTGAGGGAGCAAGTGGAATTGCTTTCTACTCAGATGCTGTCTCGTTCACCAGTACCTGATTATGGAGGACCTGAGAATCTCAGAAGGGAACTAGCTAAACGGGAAGGACTCATCAAACAACTCATTTCTCAAA ATAAGGAGTTATCTGCTGCCAAAGAAAGACAAGAAATAGAGTTGGCTGCTCAGAGAGCTACTTTACAAGAACAGAGAACACATATAGATATACTAGATACGGCTCTAACGAATGCGCAGGGCAATGTAGTTCGCCTCGAGGAGGAA TGTCGCAAAAAGCAAGTGTATGTTGAACGTGTATCTCAACTTCAGAGGGCGTTGTCTTCGATGCAAGTGGCGAGTGAAAGGCGAgaacaaactgaaaaaaagttgcGACTTCAACTCGAACGTGAATTACAGCGCGCTAAAGCTTCGCAAGGCGAATGGGATTCTCACAGTGGTATAGGAAGTGAATCGGCTTCTGAATTGAAAAGGATGTTGAGAGAAAAAGATGAAAGGATAATGACTTTAGAAGGGGAATGCTCGAAATGGGAACAGAGGTTCTTAGAGGAAGGTACTTTAAGGCAGGCGGCTATCGATGCCGCCAGTATACCAAA GGACGCTAAAATAGCAGCTTTAGAAAAAACGAGTCAGGAGACTGAGAAAATTATAGCCGAAgctagaaatgaaaaaatcagaCACATGGACGAAGTACACGCGGCACAAAAAAAAGTTGCAGACTTAGAATCCAG ATTAAAGGACTTGGAATCTAAGCTTGCAGAAAAAGATGCCATGATTAGAGTATTACAAAAACACACTTACGATAAAGATATGACTAGTATGTTGGGCAGATCACCTCATCATACTCCTCATCCCAGTTTAGGTGGACCTGATATAGATCATGTATTAGTTGGAACTACAGTTTCTAGAGAAGAATTAG ttAGCAGCGTTTTAACAAATTCGACAGCGTACGGTTCAAGTAATTCATATACAGGTAGCAATTCATCCTACCATCACATGCCTTCATATGCCAAATACGATACTACTAAACAAAAATTGGACAATCAGTTGAAAGAGATAGATAGTCAACTCGATTCTCAGTTACTTAGTAAG GATTCACTAATCCAGTCGCTACGCagagaaaaggaaaaataccCAAACCACTATTGGCAGGTGTGA